A region of the Stieleria neptunia genome:
CGCCAGCAGGGCTCGCCCCGACGACCGAGAAAGCACGTCGCACAACCGTCCCCACGTACGACGGCCCTTCCGGGCCGTCGCCAGGAGGGCTCGCCCCGACGACCGAGCAAGGACGTCGTACCGCGACCTGCTGACCACATCACACTCAATCAACCAGATCGTTGACCGTTGTCGCATTTCGCGTCTTCCTTAACCTGGACGCCCCCTCCACAGCGTCCCACCTGAGGTTCTTCCCCCACCAGACTTGCTCGGGGTCTATCTGGCACCAAAAGTCGGGTAGGCAATTTAGACGCAAACCGGAGCATCGCGGATCGATGACGAGTCACACAATGCGATGAACGGATCGACCTCCGTTCACAAAATGAGAGTTGGTCTGACCGTGCTGGTCGCCACCTGTTTGATCGCGATCATCGGGTACGTCCTGGCGGGATGGTCGTACATCGATTCGCTTTACATGGTGGTCATCACAATCTTTGGGGTGGGCTACGGAGAGGTGAATCCGGTCGAGGACCCTCGGCTGAAATTGTTTACGTTGGCGGTCATCATTTCGGGGTGCAGCTCCGCCATTTATGTCCTCGGCGGATTCGTCCAAATGATCGCCGAAGGAGAAATCCAACGAGCCCTGGGAGCCAGACGCATGTGCCAAGAAATCAAGTCGTTGTCAGGGCACGCGATCGTTTGCGGCTATGGCCGGGTCGGCCGCAACCTGATCCATGAACTCGCCCATCTGGGTGTGAAATTTGTCGTGATCGATCGCGATACCGAACGGCTGGCCGCAGCCGAACGAAAGGGGACCTTGGTGATCGCCGGCGACGCGTCTCAAGAGGAGATCCTTCAACAAGCCGGAATCGAACGCGCCTCAGTGCTGGCGACCGTCTTGCCGGACGATGCCAACAACGTGTTCGTGACGCTGACGGCGCGAGAGCTGCGCGAGAACATCCAGATCATCGCCCGCTGCGAATGCCCGTCGACCGAACGAAAACTGATTCGCAGCGGGGCCAACGGCGTGGTGTCGCCGACGATGATAGGAGCGACCCGCATCGCTCACCAAATCGCCTGCCCGACGGTCGAGTCGATCGTGGAAAACAAGCACGCCTTCAGTCGGGTCAACCAAGACCTTGAGGTGTTCGGCTTGCGGATGATCGAAATCGACATCCACGAGGAATCGATCTTCGTCGGGGCAACCATCCACGACCTGGAAACCAGTGGCGACGGGGCGACGGTCGTGGTTGCCGTCAAACGCGCCGGCGGCGAAGTCATCAAGAACCCGAAAATGTGCGACGAAATCCGCGGCAAGGACAAGCTCGTCATGCTCTCGCACAAAGAAGACTGGTCGCCGGTCAGCGACGACGTCATCTGCCCTTCAACCAACCTTGCCATGCCGATGGTCCCCCTGGCCATCTGAAAAAGTGGCGTAAGCTTCCAGCTTGCGATTCCCCTTGGCGGTCTAATAAAGTGGCGTAAGCTTCCAGCTTGCGATCCCCGCAGCGCGAGCTGCAAACGCACCTCACTGACTCTTCCTGAATATCAGGATTGATCAACCGGAAATCGCCCTATTCAACCAGCGGTCGATCACTGGGATAGGCTTCCGGCCTGTCATGCCAGAAACCCCAGCTTGGCAACCTCTCTCCGCCCCATCGGTGACCCTCCACACCGTTTTTACAATTCGTTGTAAAACGTTCAACACACGACAAGGCGGCCTCGCGAGTTTCACGACCGGCATCAGGGCCTCGGTCTCATGCCGCGACCGCGCAAATCCAGGCCTCTGGTCGATCATGCGATTTCATCGCGCCGCGGTGTTTCACGCGGTCGGCCCTGTCGTCCTGGGTCGGCACCGATCTTGCACTGTTTGCCTGCTAGAAACTACCAACCGTTCAGTCTTCCGGGTTTCAGTGCCCCTATTCATCGATGGTCCCATGTCGCGCCCCCTCCTCAAAATCGTTTTCGCAGCCACTTGCTTCGTTTTCTTCGATCACGGCGTCAGCCTCGCCCAATCCGGGTCCGCCATGACCCGCTTGCGGCCGATCGGATCGGCCAGCGCCGTGGACCGTTTTCAGAATCAGCAAACGGCCTCGGCAGCGACCAACGTTTCGATGCGAGCGGCCGCGTCCCGGCCCACGGCCGTCCGCAATGAGACCGCCTATTGGCAGCAGCAACAGGCGGTACCGAGTGCCCCGGCGTCGGTCCGGCAGGCGGCGGTCAACCCGTCTCCCGTCCGGCAAACGGTCTGGATGCAATCCGGGTTCGATGCACCGCCGCTGGCGGACTCGGGGATGTCATTACCGGGCGAGGCTCCCAACGCGGGATTGCCACAACCGGGGGCGAGCACCGCGATCCCGAACTCGACTCCGTTTCCCGAGGCCGCTGCTCCGCCGCGCGCCTTGCCGTCCCCGAGCAACTCCTACGCGCCCTCGCCGTCGGACCTGGACCAAATCCCGCAACCCTCCTTGGAAACCAACGCGTTTGCCAGGACCGACAACTGTCGCCTGATCACGCCACCGAGCACCTACATGGCGGCCAGCGCCTTTGCCGGCGGCTGCGGGCAAGTCATCCCGACGTCCTACTCGTCGTCGGTCTGCGGCCCGATCACCCAAGCGCCCCTGGCCGGTGCCCCCGGCACGCTACCGGCGGAGATCCCATCGACGGCGACGATACCGCCCACGTCGGTGTTTCCCCCCGCGGCCGCCCAGCCGCTGGGCTACCCCACCTCGGCCGCCCCCGCCCGTTCGCTGATCACGTTGGGCCAACAAAACTACATGGTCCAAGTCGGCCAAGGATTGTGGGGGCAACCGGTCGCCTACGTCCCCGGCCAGGGGCTGCGTAATTGGATCCGTTACATCTTCCCTTAAACCGAGGACCGACTGTCGCGAAAACCTCAACGCGAAGCCCACACACGGCTTGCACAGTCCGGCGTCACTGGATAATCTACCGGCCCCTGGAAAAGTGAACCTCGGCTGACCGAGACCACTCTTCACAGAGAACCAAGCGGATGTGGCGGAACTGGCAGACGCGCTAGATTCAGGTTCTAGTCCTCGATAAGGGGGTGGAGGTTCAAATCCTCTCATCCGCACTGGATTTTAAAGGGTTTCAGCGAATAATACGCTGAGCCCTTTTTTTATGGGCTCCCAGAAACGCGACCAAAACGCGACCAGCGTTGCGGTTGCATGTCTTTTGCATGGGAGTCAATTCAATGGCCGGTCTTGAAGTCCGCAATGGTCGCTACAACCTCATCCTGCGCTTCGGTGGCAAGCGGTTTGTCCGGTCGCTAAAGACGACCGATGAAGACGTCGCGCTCGCAAAGAAGCTGCGTGTCGAAGAAAACATCAAACTTGTCGAATCGGGTCGGTTGACCATCCCCGAAGGCTCGGACGTTGTCACGTTCCTGCTCTCCGACGGCAAGCTGAACCACAAGCCGGTGCCAACCTCGTCGCTGACCATCCCTCAGCTCTTCGCCGCCTTTTGGCACGCTATGCCCGATGGCAACCTCGAGGCCGGGACTGTCAAGATGATTAAGATCCACCAGCGGCACCTGGAACGTGTTCTCGGGAAACGCCAAGTCGCACAAGGTCTCTCCTCGTCAGACCTTCAGGCGTACGTCACCAAACGCTCGAAAACGAAAACGCGTCAAGGCGGCACAGTTGGAGGAGCGACAATCAAGAAAGAAATCGTCACGCTGAACTCGGTCTGGAAATGGGCGGTAAGTGCTGGAAAGCTCCACGGTCACTTGCCCAAGAATGATCTCCGTTATCCAAAATCAAACGAGCTTCCGGTTTTCCAAACCTGGGACGAAATCGAGCGGCAGATTGCCTCCGGTGCTTCCGACGAACTGTGGGACGCACTGTACCTGGATCTCGGCCAAATCAAGGAACTCCTGTCGTTTGTCGAAACGAATGCGGCCCACCCATTCCTCTACCCGATGTTTGCATTCGCTGCCTACACGGGGGCACGTCGCTCGGAGTTGCTCCGCTCCGAATTGTCGGACATCGACTTGAAGGGAAACGTGGCGACGATTCGCGAAAAGAAGCGAGTCAAGGGACGAATAAGCACGCGACGGGTGCCAATCTCAAAGCCTTTGGCGAAAATCCTTGAATCTTGGATTGCGAATCATCCGGGAAGCCCATTCACATTTTCCCATCCGGAACCGATTCCGGGGTCAACGCGGAAAGAGCGTGTCGATGACCAGCCTTTGACTGCCAGCCAAGCGTCCCATCACTTTGAAAATACTTTGAAGCACGGCAAGTGGAAAGTCATCAAAGGCTGGCACTGTCTGCGGCACAGCTTCATCAGCAATTGTGCGAGCAAAGGCATCGACCAACGCATGATTGACGAGTGGGTGGGGCATACCACGGAATCAATGCGGCGACGATACAGACACCTGTTCCCGTCCAGCCAGAAGCAAGCGATGGACACGCTTTTCGAATAACAGGTTTAGAGCGGCTCCAGACTAGCTGACTGGCAGCCGTAGTTAGACTGATAATTCGCTGCCCAGTTGTTCGGAAATCGAAATCTTAGTCTTGTGAACCTATCTGTTAAAACAGCACACCTTGCCGCAGCCGGTTTGCTGCAATTTCGCAATTCCGTTCACTGATCTCGATGCCGATCGCGTGACATCCGACTTCTTTCGCGGCTCGAAGCGACGTTCCACTTCCCATGAACGGGTCGAGAATCAAGTCACCTGGCTTGGAAAACATGGCGGCAAGCTGCTTTACCAAGCTGAGCGGCTTCTGCGTCCGATGTACAGCGCGATGTTCGCGGTAACAACTCCAAACGGCTCGGCGTCCACCCCCGTTCCACCGCATCCTGCCGTTTTCGGTGTGAAGAATTGCGATAGCCTCCCATCCCATTGCAGGACGGTCGCCGCTGATTTGCGGAGTACCGTTGGGCTTGTCCCAAATTCCAAACCGAACGAAACGAAGTCCAATCGGTGGACATGTCTCCAAGTACGACATGTGTCTCCAATCAACGAATGAGATCAACCATCCCTGAAGATTCGTCGCACATAGGGAGAATACTTCAGCAATTTCGCCCTCCGTCATCGAAGCAAAGCCGATAAACGGTCTCGAACGTTCGTTCAAACGGTTCGTTCGCGCTCCAGCGTGGGTTCGTTCAGAGAATGGTGGGTCGGTCAGAACCAACTTGACCTGACATCGAGATAACGATGGAATGACGTCCCTACAATCCCCGTGATAGATCGAAATTCCTGCTTCGCTGTAGTACGGTTCCATCAGGTCGAAAAGTGGCTGGAAGGATCTTGATGTGCACCTACGCGGCGCGACCACCAGAGCGGCCGAGCTTTCACTTCAGAGACGAGCGGCTTTCCGCATCGTGGGCAGGAAACGCTTTTTGTCCTCGCAAAGCACTTTGCGTCGCATCGAAAACAGACGAAGTAGTAGGGTGCAGGACGATCGTTGGTTTTTGTTTCAGACATTTCGACCACCAAGGGGCAGCAGACCCTCGCTTTTGATCCGCATCAGCTCGTTGTGCGCAATCATCCACTCTCGGCTGCGACCTCGTCCGGTCGCTCGCTTCTCAGCGTGGATACGACCTGCTCGCGCCCACTCCCGTACGGTGTACTCGGTCTTGCCTAGTAACTCGGCGAGGTCAGCAGTCGAGT
Encoded here:
- a CDS encoding potassium channel family protein; translated protein: MNGSTSVHKMRVGLTVLVATCLIAIIGYVLAGWSYIDSLYMVVITIFGVGYGEVNPVEDPRLKLFTLAVIISGCSSAIYVLGGFVQMIAEGEIQRALGARRMCQEIKSLSGHAIVCGYGRVGRNLIHELAHLGVKFVVIDRDTERLAAAERKGTLVIAGDASQEEILQQAGIERASVLATVLPDDANNVFVTLTARELRENIQIIARCECPSTERKLIRSGANGVVSPTMIGATRIAHQIACPTVESIVENKHAFSRVNQDLEVFGLRMIEIDIHEESIFVGATIHDLETSGDGATVVVAVKRAGGEVIKNPKMCDEIRGKDKLVMLSHKEDWSPVSDDVICPSTNLAMPMVPLAI
- a CDS encoding tyrosine-type recombinase/integrase, with amino-acid sequence MAGLEVRNGRYNLILRFGGKRFVRSLKTTDEDVALAKKLRVEENIKLVESGRLTIPEGSDVVTFLLSDGKLNHKPVPTSSLTIPQLFAAFWHAMPDGNLEAGTVKMIKIHQRHLERVLGKRQVAQGLSSSDLQAYVTKRSKTKTRQGGTVGGATIKKEIVTLNSVWKWAVSAGKLHGHLPKNDLRYPKSNELPVFQTWDEIERQIASGASDELWDALYLDLGQIKELLSFVETNAAHPFLYPMFAFAAYTGARRSELLRSELSDIDLKGNVATIREKKRVKGRISTRRVPISKPLAKILESWIANHPGSPFTFSHPEPIPGSTRKERVDDQPLTASQASHHFENTLKHGKWKVIKGWHCLRHSFISNCASKGIDQRMIDEWVGHTTESMRRRYRHLFPSSQKQAMDTLFE
- a CDS encoding DNA-methyltransferase, which codes for MEPYYSEAGISIYHGDCRDVIPSLSRCQVKLVLTDPPFSERTHAGARTNRLNERSRPFIGFASMTEGEIAEVFSLCATNLQGWLISFVDWRHMSYLETCPPIGLRFVRFGIWDKPNGTPQISGDRPAMGWEAIAILHTENGRMRWNGGGRRAVWSCYREHRAVHRTQKPLSLVKQLAAMFSKPGDLILDPFMGSGTSLRAAKEVGCHAIGIEISERNCEIAANRLRQGVLF
- a CDS encoding helix-turn-helix domain-containing protein; this translates as MLDQSPEMSATVALELLRRMASIEKQLNAVLERVNVAPPQEYYSTADLAELLGKTEYTVREWARAGRIHAEKRATGRGRSREWMIAHNELMRIKSEGLLPLGGRNV